The following are encoded in a window of Haliaeetus albicilla chromosome 1, bHalAlb1.1, whole genome shotgun sequence genomic DNA:
- the HNRNPD gene encoding heterogeneous nuclear ribonucleoprotein D0 has product MSEQQFTMDSAAAGAGGSSAEPAEQPEGLAGAGAGGADGGGGGGGGGGGIESEGAKIDASKNEEDEGKMFIGGLSWDTTKKDLKDYFSKFGEVVDCTLKLDPITGRSRGFGFVLFKESESVDKVMDQKEHKLNGKVIDPKRAKAMKTKEPVKKIFVGGLSPDTPEEKIREYFGGFGEVESIELPMDNKTNKRRGFCFITFKEEEPVKKIMEKKYHNVGLSKCEIKVAMSKEQYQQQQQWGSRGGFVGRARGRGGGPSQNWNQGYSNYWNQGYGNYGYNSQGYGGYGGYDYTGYNNYYGYGDYSNQQSGYGKVSRRGGHQNSYKPY; this is encoded by the exons ATGTCGGAGCAGCAGTTCACCATGGACTCGGCCGCGGCGGGCGCCGGAGGCAGCTCGGCGGAGCCGGCGGAGCAGCCTGAGGGGCTGGcgggggctggggcggggggcgccgacgggggaggcggcggcggcggcggcggcggcgggatcGAGTCGGAGGGAGCCAAGATCGACGCCAGCAAGAACGAGGAGGACGAGGG GAAAATGTTTATCGGCGGCCTTAGCTGGGACACTACAAAGAAAGACCTGAAGGACTATTTCTCTAAATTTGGTGAAGTTGTAGACTGCACTCTGAAGTTAGATCCCATCACTGGGCGATCAAGAGGCTTTGGCTTTGTACTCTTCAAAGAATCGGAGAGTGTAGATAAG GTCATGGACCAGAAAGAACACAAGCTGAATGGAAAGGTCATTGATCCAAAAAGAGCGAAAgccatgaaaacaaaagaacccgttaaaaagatttttgttgGGGGCTTATCTCCAGACACGCCTGAGGAGAAAATAAGGGAATATTTTGGAGGTTTTGGTGAG GTTGAATCGATAGAGCTCCCCATGGACAACAAAACTAACAAGAGGCGTGGATTTTGCTTCATTACTTTCAAGGAGGAGGAAccagtgaagaaaataatggaaaagaaataccaCAATGTTGGGCTTAGTAAA TGTGAAATAAAAGTAGCCATGTCAAAGGAACAgtaccagcagcagcagcagtgggggAGTCGAGGAGGATTTGTCGGAAGAGCTCGAGGAAGAGGTGGAG GCCCGAGTCAAAACTGGAACCAGGGATACAGCAACTACTGGAATCAGGGTTATGGGAACTATGGCTACAACAGCCAAGGGTATGGAGGTTATGGAGGATATGACTACACTGGTTACAACAACTACTATGGATATGGTGACTATAGCA ATCAGCAGAGTGGTTATGGGAAAGTATCTCGGCGAGGTGGTCATCAAAATAGCTACAAACCATACTAA